The genomic DNA CGACCAGGTGTTCCGGTGTATCAACCGCCCAGATCGGCGACGAGGTTCGCGAAGTGGTCGAGGTCGGCGGCCGTCCAGCCGCGCAGTCGCTCGCCGATGCGCCCCTCATACCGGGAGCGGGCGAGAGCGACGCGCTCTTCGGCCAGCGGGGTCGCCACCAGCACCCGGGCGCGGCGGTCCTCGGGATCGGGGATGCTCTCGACGAGCCCGAGCTGCTCGAGCTGACGCACCTGCCGGCTCACGGCGGATTTGTCCGTCTGCAGGCGCTCGATGAGAGCCCCCGCCGAGGTCGCCCGTCCGGCGAGGATCGAGGTCAGCACCTGGTACCCGAGCGGCTGGAGGTCCGGATGCACGGTGGCGGCAGCCTCGCGCCACCCGACGCGGATGCGGGCGAACAGACGGCCGAGCTCGTGCTCGACGCGGGCGACCGCCTGGTCGAGATCGTCGAGGGGAGCGTCGTCGGCGGGATCGTCGGACGAGGCGCGCATATCGCCAGTGTACGGCGAAGCCCCGCGACCGCAGGCGGTCGCGGGGCCCGGTTCAGACCTCGGCGAGGAGCCGGAACACCTTGGACGCGGCGTCGATCTCGGCGGGCGTGAGCTCGTCGATCACGGCGCGGAGCCGGGTGCCGTACTCTCGCCGGACCTCGGTGAGAGCGGTGCACGCGGCGGGCGTCGCGGTGAGCACCCGGAGCCGGCCGTCACGCTCGTCCGGCACGGAGGCGATCAGCCCGAGGTCCTCCAGCATCCGCACCTGGCGACTGACGACGGACTTGTCCATCTCGAAGCGCTCGGCGAGCTCGTGCGCGCTGGCCGAGCCCGCCCGGTCGATGAACGTGAGCAGCTTGTACCCCGCCACCTGCAGCTCCGGGTGGACCCGGGACGCCGATTCCTTCCACAGCGACCGGGTCCGCGCGAAGATGAGGTTGAGATGCGCCTGGAGGTCGCTGAGGGCGGTGTCGACGTCGGGGGTGCCGACCGCCTCGGACGCGATCATGTCAGCGCTCCTGCTTCCGATCGTCGCGCTCGAGCACGCTCACCGACCCCGTGGTGGTCGCCGGTCCGGCCTGCCCGGTGCGGATCGTCCCCGTCGAGAGGTTGGCGCCGACCTCGGCCTCGGAGACCTCGATGACGGACTCCTCGGCCTGCTCGCGCAGCTGCTCCGCGGCGTTCTTGGTGGACAACGGCTTGTTCTTGATGAACGCGATCGCGATGATCGCGATCACGGCCAGCGGGATGGCGAGGATGAACGCGTCCGCGATGCCGTGCCCGTAGGCGCTCTCGACGATCGTGCGGATCGTGTCGGGCAGCTCGCCCACCTTCGGCACGTCTCCGGAGCCCAGGCGCTCCAGGGCGCTGATCTCGTCGGGCGTGGTCGGGACGAAGCCCTTCAGGCCGTCCTTCATGAAGTCGGCCACGCTGGTCGACAGCAGCGATCCCATGACGGTCACGCCGATCGTGCCGGCGATCGTGCGGAAGAAGTTGACGTTCGACGAGGCGGCACCCAGCTGCTGCGGTGCGGTGTCGTTCTGCACGATCAGGGTGAGGTTCTGCATGAC from Microbacterium paraoxydans includes the following:
- a CDS encoding MarR family winged helix-turn-helix transcriptional regulator; translated protein: MRASSDDPADDAPLDDLDQAVARVEHELGRLFARIRVGWREAAATVHPDLQPLGYQVLTSILAGRATSAGALIERLQTDKSAVSRQVRQLEQLGLVESIPDPEDRRARVLVATPLAEERVALARSRYEGRIGERLRGWTAADLDHFANLVADLGG
- a CDS encoding MarR family winged helix-turn-helix transcriptional regulator, coding for MIASEAVGTPDVDTALSDLQAHLNLIFARTRSLWKESASRVHPELQVAGYKLLTFIDRAGSASAHELAERFEMDKSVVSRQVRMLEDLGLIASVPDERDGRLRVLTATPAACTALTEVRREYGTRLRAVIDELTPAEIDAASKVFRLLAEV